A genomic window from Sorex araneus isolate mSorAra2 chromosome 2, mSorAra2.pri, whole genome shotgun sequence includes:
- the LOC101539702 gene encoding HLA class I histocompatibility antigen, alpha chain E-like has protein sequence MGLLSLLLLLSGPLALASASAGAHSLRYVYTAVSRPGGGQARYLVAGYVDGEEFVRFDSERGARMEARAPWMQREGPEYWETQTGIARSNAQIYTERMDLLRGYYNQSAAGSHTLQSMFGCEVDPDGRFLRGYRSYGYDGSDYLTLNEDLRSWAAKDTAAQISRQNREESREAEIYRTYLQVECVEWLHQYLDRRNETRPAEPPKPHITYHPFSDREVTLKCWALGFYPEEITLTWQRDGEDLIQDTELVETRPSGDGTFQKWAAVVVPYEEEQRYTCHVQHQGLPEPVSLRWEPPGLLTVPTVGIAVPVLLGLVVTGAALAGAVIIRKRRQGEKGGRGPAADRDSEKDSDKFLMDPKV, from the exons ATGGGGCTCTTGTCGCTCCTGTTGCTGCTCTCGGGGCCCTTGGCCCTGGCCTCGGCCTCGGCAG GCGCGCACTCCCTGCGCTATGTCTACACCGCGGTGTCCCGGCCGGGCGGCGGGCAGGCGCGGTACTTGGTCGCGGGCTACGTGGACGGCGAAGAGTTCGTGCGCTTCGACAGCGAGCGGGGCGCGCGGATGGAGGCGCGGGCGCCCTGGATGCAGCGCGAGGGGCCCGAGTACTGGGAGACGCAGACGGGAATCGCCAGGAGCAACGCGCAGATCTACACGGAGCGCATGGACCTCCTGCGGGGCTACTACAACCAGAGCGCGGCCG GGTCTCACACCCTCCAGAGCATGTTTGGCTGCGAGGTGGACCCTGACGGGCGCTTCCTGCGCGGGTATCGGAGCTACGGCTACGATGGCAGCGACTACCTGACCCTGAACGAGGACCTGCGCTCCTGGGCCGCGAAGGACACGGCGGCTCAGATCAGCAGGCAGAACAGGGAGGAGTCCCGCGAGGCGGAGATATACAGGACCTACCTGCAGGTGGAGTGCGTGGAGTGGCTTCACCAGTACCTGGACAGAAGGAATGAGACCCGGCCAGCAG AGCCTCCCAAGCCACACATCACCTACCACCCCTTCTCTGACCGGGAGGTCACCCTGAagtgctgggctctgggcttcTACCCTGAGGAgatcaccctgacctggcagcgGGATGGGGAGGACCTGAtccaggacacagagctggtggagaccaggccttCTGGGGacggaaccttccagaagtgggcaGCTGTGGTGGTGCCTTATGAAGAGGAGCAGAGATACACCTGCCAcgtgcagcaccaggggctgccggagcctgtcagcctgagatggg agccccctggTCTGCTTACTGTCCCCACCGTGGGAATCGCTGTCCCGGTTCTTCTCGGGCTCGTGGTCACTGGTGCAGCGCTGGCCGGAGCAGTGATCATCAGGAAGCGGCGCCAAG GTGAGAAAGGAGGCCGTGGTCCAGCTGCAG ACAGGGACAGTGAAAAGGACTCTGACAAGTTTCTCATGGACCCTAAAG tgTGA